The Clupea harengus chromosome 26, Ch_v2.0.2, whole genome shotgun sequence genome has a segment encoding these proteins:
- the LOC105892803 gene encoding zinc finger protein 613-like yields MDLDMDEIAQHMDVSHRQVCIDLEKATQYITQVLQHEVGRNHELCVLIRRLEEREAEIGRILTEQAESNRQLRLNIDELQKHLEEKDNSLSQANQTVAFLRNELRDVHQQLQSQQINHRTYQDTDEWLQGGESQLKSPPFSSDGQRWREASVSEIKEEDADEDDDGYGEYSQPEERTDPGKEQTLSSAAIKTELIQEEDDKSNMPPVLCCKTDLSPTDPMSLAQIRGVSVLLVDYCRTQGQQGTDTENSRDGEQPETLKWKEPCTSSSAAFSGTPTSSCTQQTAVSSASSTEPEESGRFFDPLCDEGFSSPLKLHQRIHTRERRHHCTQCGKSFIREGHLKRHHLIHTGERPYHCTQCGKSFTLEGDLKKHQRTHTGERPYHCTQCGKSFTLQHHLHLHKRIHTGEKPYQCAQCGKSFTHEGNLKVHHRIHTGEKPFHCTLCGRSFSVKGNLKRHQCMVIGDNL; encoded by the exons atggaccTGGACATGGACGAGATTGCTCAACATATGGACGTGAGTCACAGGCAAGTCTGCATCGACCTGGAGAAGGCCACTCAATACATCACACAAGTGTTACAG catgAAGTAGGAAGGAACCATGAGCTCTGCGTGTTGATTCGTCGTCtagaagagagggaggcggAGATTGGACGGATCCTAACAGAGCAGGCGGAGTCAAACCGACAGCTGAGACTGAATATCGATGAACTACAGAAACACCTGGAGGAAAAAGACAACTCACTGTCACAAGccaaccag acTGTGGCTTTCCTGAGGAATGAACTGAGGGACGTGCATCAACAGCTACAAAGCCAACAAATAAATCatag GACATACCAGGACACGGATGAGTGGCTGCAGGGTGGGGAGAGTCAGCTCAag AGTCCACCGTTCTCGTCTGATGGCCAGAGGTGGCGGGAGGCTTCAGTCTCTGAGATTAAAGAAGAAGATGCTGATGAGGACGATGATGGATATGGAGAGTACAGCCAGCCTG AAGAGAGAACTGACCCCGGAAAAGAACAGACCCTCTCTTCAGCTGCCATTAAAACTGAACTGATCCAG GAAGAGGACGACAAATCAAACATGCCTCCAGTCCTCTGCTGCAAAACGGACCTGTCCCCCACAGACCCCATGTCTCTGGCCCAGATAAGGGGGGTCTCCGTGCTGTTGGTGGACTACTGTAGGACACAAGGGCAGCAAGGGACGGATACGGAGAAcagcagagatggagaacaACCTGAGACAT tgAAATGGAAGGAGCCTTGTACCTCATCCTCAGCTGCATTCTCTGGGACCCCTACATCCAGCTGCACCCAGCAGACTGCTGTCTCCTCCGCCTCTTCCACAGAGCCAGAGGAATCCGGAAGATTCTTCGACCCTCTGTGTGACGAAGGCTTCAGCTCCCCGCTCAAGCTGCATCAGCGCATCCACACAAGAGAGAGGCggcaccactgcactcagtgtggcaagagctttattCGAGAGGGACATCTCAAACGACACCAtctcattcacacaggagagaggccgtaccactgcactcagtgtggcaagagctttactcTAGAGGGAGATCTCAAAAaacaccagcgcactcacacaggagagaggccgtaccactgcactcagtgtggcaagagcttcacGCTACAGCACCATCTCCACCTTCACAAACGCatccacacaggagagaagccgtACCAGTGcgctcagtgtggcaagagcttcacTCATGAGGGAAATCTCAAAGTACATCACCgtattcacacaggagagaagccgtTTCACTGTACCCTGTGTGGCAGGAGTTTTTCTGTAAAGGGAAATTTGAAAAGACATCAGTGTATGGTCATTGGGGACAATctgtag